The Clostridia bacterium region ATTGTTCATTTGCCGGATCTGCTTCAAATCCCTTTTCTTTATTGCCTCCAGTGAAATATCGTCCATTTTATCAGCAGCTTCACCGGTCAGATAATGGGAGAAATCCACTGATGCCAAAATCAAGTATCTCTTCCCGGTAACAAGATGTGAAATATAGCCTCCGAGTTCTATAGAGTTTTCCAGGCTGTAATCACCATGTAACAGTATGGGGATTACCTTGCAGTCAGGCATATAGTACTTTATATAAGGGATGAGAGAGGAAATGGAATGTTCCTCCTCTAATATTTTCCTGTTCAATCCTGCCCCTTTTTCAGAAACAAGGCTTTTAGCCATAGTAATGTCGGCGGTCAGCAAACCGTAGGGAGTTTCCCAACTGCTATAACAGGTACTTACTTTATAATCACCGACATTCTTATGGTTAGGTGCAAGGATTATTAAAAGCTCAGGGGTTTCCCGGGATACAGTCTTGAAGAAGGAGGCTATCAGGTCATCTGCCAAGAGGTGATGAGGTACTATACCTCCTTTTATATCAAAATCTTCAAACTTCCTTTTGTCTGCAAGGCTTATTGATCTCTTGAAACTTTTTTCAATATAGTATCTGCATTTGATATTTTCATCATATCCTAGCTCCCTATTATGAGTTTTCTGAACTGTTTGATGACTGCATGAAGACAGGAATGCTATAAATGTAATTATAATCAATAATATTTTTCTCATGTTACCCCATCCGGTATTATTTTAGTAGTACTATACTAAAAAGGAAAAACAAAATAACAAAGTACTATTAGTTTTAAGTGATGCACTGGTTCGAAGGAAGCCTGCAATTAAAATCAACCAACACTCAAGTTAAATTCAATTGATGATTTTTATCTGCTGCTTGTCTGTGAAACCTGTAGTGTCGCTGTCATAATGTTTTATTAATGCATTATCTGCTGTGAATGTACCCGGACAGACTGCTCTGGCGTAGTATGTGATGTATTTTTCTTTGGCTGAAAAGTTTGTGTTGTTTTTACCGTAGTAGTAGCTGAACACTACCTTTTGACCGGTTACCCCGCTTGGATACCACTTTTTATCATCAAAGGGGTCTCCTTCTACGAATCTGAATCCGGCAGGGAGAACATCAGTTATTTCATAAAACCCGTCAGGAGCATTTTCAGTAAATTCAGGGTGAATTGTTATTTTTACTAAATCCGACCGGCTAAATTCTGTTTTGTCTGAAGTGTCTGCACTATAGCTTCTCTTCAGTTCAATCATGTTGCCGGGGGCTGCCATCAGGTCTTTCACAGGTCCTGTGTAGCTTGAAGTTACAGCAATATCGCCTGATATGTTGGAGAACTTTATTTCTTCAAGTTTATCCTTTGTTAAAGTGAGTTGATATGTCTGTTGTTTTTCAAGGATTACCTCTTTTGCAGTACCGTCAATTACATAACTGAACTTACATGTTGGGAGAGGATCAGGTACAAAATTCGATACCAGCATCAGTCCTTCTAGATTTGTTAATATATCCCCAGTGGAATTATCCTTTACATACTTGTATAAACTGAATTTTTCAGGAGCATTTATTTTCATTGCTATCACAGAGCATAGTGCTGTAAGTTCAGTGCTGCTATCCCTTGTGCTTCCGCTATCGATAAATGTATAGGGTTCAGCGCTCTTACCGTTTTCATTGATTACCTTGGTATAAATCATTTCTGCTGCCGAATAGTCCCCGATTTCGCTCAAGGCTATTCCCAGATAGAGTTTTTCTTTAATGCCTATACCGGTAGATTCAAGGAGGCTTTGAATATCGAGTAATACCGGCTCACCCAAGGAGGCCAAACCCCAGTAGGATGCAGCTACATCTTCAGGTGTTGAATCTTTATTATCCAGTATATTATAGAAATAATATTTTAAGGCATTGGTGTCAAAGCAGTCTTTTGCCACAGAGCACACTTTTGCTGAAAGCTCAGGATTGCTGCTGTCATAGCTGAGCAGAGCTATACCGCCGTCAGCAGTCTGGTGTTTTCCAAAATCTAAGTCTTCATCCTCATTCACAAGCCAAGGATTCTCTTCTCCATAGAATTTCTTTATGAACGCTTGAGAAATTTTTCTGGAGAGTTTCTGATCTACCCGCTCACCCCAGGCGTAAATCAATGAATTGAGGGTATCATAAAGGAATGAGGCTTTGTTATTATAGAAAGTCAGTCTTGTAAGGGATTTTCCCCCTTCAATTTTCGTGTCGTCTTTGAGCTTATAGCTTTTGCTCCTGGATGCCTCAAGTATATTATCAACCACACTGAAGGTTTTCTGTATCCCGTCTTTATAGCTGCCATATGTTGCAGTTACGGTAACAGAATAATTTCCTGTATCCAATTTACCGAGGGAAATCCCGGCAAATTCGCCTGAGGGTGCTTTCAGGGTAAAGTCTTTCTTGTTTCCTTTTTCATCTTCAAGTATCAATTTGTAATCTATATTACTTCCGGTTTTCAGCTCTGTACCGAAGGATCTGGCGGTAATGTACGGATTATCTCCGGTTAAGAATATATTGTTGAATATGATGTCCGTAAAGAATGGCAGGCTGGCAGATATATTGATTTTTCCGCTTCCGGCCTTTATGTCATCGGTAATACCCTGATATGTGATTCTCCAGGAAGTAAGATTGTCAGGAAGCTTAAAGCTTACTCTCGCTTTACCGTTTCTATCAGTTTTAACGGAGCTGAAAAATGCAGTATCCTTGAATTTGGACCTTATCACAGGTTGATCTCCGCCTTCACCGCCTTCCTCGGCAGTATTATTCCTGAGGTTCGGGTATAGCGGTGTATAGGACACATAGTCGGAAATAAGTCCTACAGGAAGGTTATAGCTGTAAAGATCACCCAGAGTATCTACATATTGGTCCTGAAGCGCAAAAAATGCTTCATCTACCAGACTTAAGTTTACAACAGAGATACAGGGCTTATCACTGTTATCTTTTACGTTAACCTCAAGCTGTACAGTATCGCCGGGCCTATAACTTTGCTTGTCGTGTTTGATAGTGATTTTCAGAGTTTCCTGCTTATAGTCATACTTAAATCTCTTGACTCCTGCATTAAAGATATTGGTTCCGTCGAAATATACTGCCTGGACATAAACATTTGGTATCATGCTTTCATTGAAGTCAAAGGAATAACTGTTTCCTTCCAGTATTTCATAATCTAACAGGCCGTTTTGCAGAGTCAGATACAAGCATCTTGATTTTGGGCCGGGAGGGTTTTCAGTATTTCTTTTTACGTTGAGAGATACTTTGTCTCCTTTTTTATAGAATTCTTTTTGTTCAGCATTCTCAAGTTGATACTCTCTCTGGAGGGAGTAGAGATTATATTCGTTATCGAAATAATAGGTCTGTTCCTCAAGTATTTCCCTTTTTTTTGAGTCAAAGCCAGTAACTGTTATCTTGTAGCTTCTGCCCTTTTCAATTGGGAAATCGAAAGTATATTTTCCGGAGGATGTAGTGAAATCAATAGATTTTACAAGGGTGGACACTTTGTAATAATCATACGTCTTGCCTGTTTTTTTGTTTATGAAGTCATAGTAGGTTCCAGTCTCGGTTTTCTCCCAGTGTTCTTCGGTTATGGCGGCCTTTAAAGCTGCATTTACAGGAGCACCACGGAATTTATCAGGATTGTAGCAGTCAAAATCCTCATAAATTCCAGCCAAATCTATAAGACTGGATTTAACATCTACCGAGGCCAAACCTTCTTTCTTTTTTGCATCTATTTGAATCATAGTATCTTTCGGGAAAAACCATATATTGCTTGATGCTGCTACCTCCTGCTCTTCTGAATCTGCATTGTTTACACGCATATAGAGGCTTTCCGGTCTCCAGGAGGTAGTGCCCAGGCTGGGGGTTGCAGTAAATACAGCCTTTCCATTTTTGTCACATCTCAGCTTTCCTTCAGCTGTAGAGGTGGTATTACTGCTATATTCAAGGTTCAGACCCGATACGGGAGTACCCTCAAAAAAGCTTGCCTGAATATCAAAATTCAGATTTTCCCCTGCAAAAACAACTTTCCTGGATGCCTGCAATTCTATTCGGTAGGCAGGCTTTGTATATTGCCTGATTTCAAATTGAGCAGAAGATAAGACAGTATTGTTATAGACCAGGTTTACGTCATAATATCCTGTACTTAGATTGGAAAAATCCAGTTTTCCTTCAAAAGTACCGAATTCATTCAGTGCTACATCTTGTGACTGTATTACACTGGTCTCATCACTGTTTGCATAGTAGTAATTTTGCGGTATAAGCTGCAATTTAGCTTCTGTTACCGGATTTTTCCTGTCACGTGGTTTTACAATTCCCCATATGTTTACTGAATCTGTCGGAAGATACAAGCCTCTATCGGTATATAAATATGTCCAATAGGAATTATTCGGACTGTCGTTGTAATTTTCGATATAGCCGTCACTGTTATAATATCTGTAGTCATAGTCGTAATATGAATTTATGCGTGCTATGAAAGCAGGACTTTTACCACTCACAATTTTCATAAAGAAATGGCTGCCGGTCACGGGAAGGGGTAACTGGCCGGGAATTATGGCTATTCCGTCATTGCCGGTCTTTACCTGCTGTACTCCTGCGACTTGTACAGTAGCTCCTTCTATAGGGCTACCTGTTGCTGAATTGTTTACCCATGCAAGGGTTTTGTCCTTCAATACAGAAACGTATACTGAAGCATTATTTACCTGCAGGTGAGTCTGCTGTCTTATATTGTTCAGTGTTGAGCTTATAAGGTAATATCCCTCTTGAAGAGTAGAAGGGAGTGCTAGGTAATGTGGATAATTCCAATCAACACCGTTACCGCCTGTTAATATTTTCGTACTAAAGGAAATGACTTTTTCCAGTTTTGATGTGTCGAACTTAATCTTATCATTATCCATATATGCCCAGGTTGGAAGTGAATCATATTTTTGAAGATTTTCTACGAAGCTATTTTCATCCGGGTATTTAAAGATTTCTATACTTGCTTCACTATTCTTTAAGTTTTCACTTGCGTATATTTCGAAAGTAGGTGTCACACTGGAGGTAATATTGTATAGAGTGTCGGAAAAAGAGAAGAAGTCTTCACTAGGTGGTTTTTGCGGGCTTTCTGTCTGAAACTGAAATACGTAGTCTTCCTGTATGGTTTCGTCACTGTTTTTCAGTCCCAACCCCTTTTTAATTGTTACAGTATAAACAGTATTTTGTTCTAGCCTCTCAGGAACAAATACTGCTGTTTTTTTATGATATTCAAATTTTCCCTTTGTATCAGGTGAGATTTTAAAGAATTTGTCCAGACTCTCTACATTTTCATAATTGAAAGAAATCTCGATACCGGTGTTTGCAGGAACAGAGGTGCCCTTATCTCTGGGAAGCGTCCTCATTACTTTAAAAGTCTTTTTGGTTTGAAACGCCCACGAACGTTTTTTCAAAGAATCAGAGCCGGATACTTCGAATCTGTATATTTTATTTGGTTCCATACTGGTATTAAAATCTACTAAAAATTCTTTTTCTGATTTTCTTTCGAGTTTATAATTCTGCTTTGGGGTGATATTGAGGGCGGACCTTATGGTCGATTCGGAATAGTTTTCCTTACACAGGACCTTAAAGCCCGATTTCAAGTCCACTCCTGCACTATCGGAGACCAGGGGCACTATGTTTATGTTTTTAAGGTTCAGTGTTTCAATGTTTTTTCCCGCTGATACCTGAGTTGTATGTCCTGTAAGTAAAAATCCCGCAGTGATTACGGCTCCAAGTAAAATTACAAAAGATACTATCAGTGTTATGAAAAGAGGTTTATTTTTATATATATCTTTGACCTTCATATCTTTGACTTCCCTTCTTTAATTGCTGTTACACACTTTCTTACATTATATCAAAGTCCAGGTAGAAAATGTAATTAATAAAGTGTTAAAATGACAAGAGGAATATATAGTACGATATAAACTGCAGGTAAGTTGTTTGTTTTGATATTATGGAAGAATAGAAAGAAAAAAGCTTAATCTTCAATGCATTTTCTTAGCTAAAAAGCAAATTTGAAGACAAGCTTTTACCTATTGTTTTAGTTTGTATATTAGGCTGTGCTTTTTATTTGTTTTGAATCAGCTTATATTATAGCTAGCACTGAAGCCGGCATCGAAGCTGATAGAGTTATGTGTAATCACACTGCCTTCTGCCTGTACCCATCCATTGGCTTTTGCCCAACCTGAAGCAAACAGGATTTTGTTGGTTTTACCCGTGTTTGTCCACTGCCAGGAAGATGAAGAAGAAGTATCTGAAGCTTTTTTCAATATGTCCGAATTGCCGTCGAATAAATCTCCTGTTAAAACTACGGCTTTTGTTTCAGTAGAGCTGGGCACGTCAAAGTTGAATTTTACCGAAAGGGTTTTTCCGGGTGGAACAACGACAGGGAAAGTATCTTTTCTCTGTATGGGTAGATTGCCGTCAGGTCCGTATTTGCTCTGGAAAAAAGTAATGGCCGCCTTTCTGCCGTTTTCTTTTAGAGCTTTTATTTGCTCCGGTGTAAGATTGAAGTTAATAGCACTGACATCCGCAGGATCAATAAATACCGTTCTTGAAGCATTGCCTTCTCTGAAGCAGTATTCATATGAGACATTCATGAACGCTCCCAGAACACGCCCTATATGTTGAGCAAGATTGTTATCTGCGCTTCTCTCAGGCCATAGTACGGAGGATGCTGTAGAAAGTATAAAGCCAAGAGTACATTCGGGATTGGTTATTGAGTCAAATATTTCTATAGGGTAATTGTACATTGTTCCTCCATCGACAAAGAGGTCTCCGTTATAGGTCATAGGATAGAAAAAGAAGGGAATTGCCATTGAACATCTTACAGCAAGGGTTACAGGCATGTCAGGAGTGTTGATATGGTTTGCGACAAGGGTTTTTCCATAGTTAGAATTACATAGCATCAGGTGTAGTTCCTTGCCTGTCTTGTCATAGAGCTGCTTAAATGTAATGTCTCCTGGCAGTTTTTTACTTTCAAAACATCCCTTAAGCCAGTTAAGAAAGGCTATACCTTGGAAAAGCCCCATATGTGCCTTTTCGGGGTCAAGTATCAAGCCTTTGCTCCATATTACTTTAAAAATATCCCATATATCTATACTCCCGCCGATTATTTTACCTATCCTTTCCAATTCTTTGATAATATCATCTGTATTGCCTTTTTCCGGATCAAGGAATTTCATGAATGAGGTAGGCAGGTTTTTCTCAATATCATCCGTAGACATTCCTATTGCCAGCAAAGCTGCCGTTATTGCTCCTGCACTCGCTCCAGCGTATCTCTTGATTTTTTGGCTGACACCCATTTGATCCAGAATTCGGAGAACACCTACATAGGCAACACCTTTAGTTCCTCCGCCTGAAAACACTAGATTTTCGATTTTATCAGGTACAGGTGCGGGCATATTGAAGGCATCATTTAGCAGATGTCCGGTAGTTTTAAAAGTGATACCTGAATTGTTAAATTCCATCCGGGTTTCCTCCTTTAGACAAAATTAGATATAATTTTACAATAATATATAATTATATACAAATATACTTACTAAATCTACCTTATATTCTAAAAAATATATGGCTTTATTTTTCAGAGTTGTATTATGTAAGCTTTCAAACAATACTATTTTATAATATAATAGGATTATTGCTTTGATAAATATGGAATGAATCTCTCGTCTGTGGAAAAAGGCCGGGAGAGTCATACTACTGATAAATCAGACATAAAGGAGATTGGCTGAAAAATGGGCAAGACATTAGTACTGACGGAAAAACCCTCAGTGGGGCGTGATATAGCAAAAGTATTGAATTGTAATCAAAGTGGCAACGGGTACATTGGAGGAGCAAAATATATAGTTACATGGGCTTTGGGACACTTAGTCACACTTGCTGACCCTGAAGTTTACAGTGATAAGTACAAGTCGTGGAATTTAGAAAGTTTACCCATGGTGCCTGATAAGATGAAATTGGTAGTTATAAAGGAAACAGGCAAACAGTTTCATGTAGTACAGGGGCTTATGAAACGGGATGACATAGATGAACTTGTAATAGCAACTGATTCCGGGAGAGAGGGAGAATTAGTTGCCAGGTGGATAATTGAAAAAGTAGGCTTCAGGAAGCCGATTAAGCGTTTATGGATTTCTTCACAGACGGATAAGGCTATTAAAGATGGATTTAGCAACCTTAAGCCAAGTAGAGAGTATGATAACCTATATATGTCTGCTCAAAGCAGGGCTGAAGCAGATTGGCTTGTAGGGCTGAATATAACAAGAGCCTTAACATGCAAATATAATGCGCAGCTTTCAGCGGGCAGAGTACAGACACCAACCCTTGCAATGATTGTGGACAGAGAAAACGAAATAAGAAGGTTTGTTCCGAGGGATTACTGGACGATAGGTGCAGCAGTAAATGGATTTAATGTTCAATGGCAGGATAAGGTTTCAGGGCAGACCAGGATATTTGACAAGGCAAAAGCCGATGGAATATTAGCTAAGACAGCAAACCAATCCGGAGAGATAGTAGAAGTAAGCAAAGATGCAAAAAAAGAATTACCGCCTCTCGCATATGATCTGACAGAACTGCAGAGGGATGCAAACAAAAGGTTTGGATATTCTGCAAAGAAGACTTTGTCTATCATGCAGAAGCTATATGAAGCACATAAGGTGTTGACGTATCCCAGAACCGACTCAAGGTACATTACAGACGATATAGTGCCTACGCTCCCTGAACGTCTGAAAAGCATAGCAGTAGGCCCATATGCTGAATTGGTCCGTAACCTGAACAGAAACAAAATCAGTGTTACCAAAAGGTTTGTAGATAACAGCAAGGTTACAGATCACCATGCAATTATTCCTACCGAGCAGTTTGTAAACCTTTCTTCATTAAATGCTGAGGAAAGAAATATTTATGATCTTGTTGTAAAGAGGTTTATTGCTGTATTGAGCTTGCCTTATGAATATGAACAGACAACAGTTAAAGCAGATATTAAAGACGAACTTTTCTATGCAAAGGGTAAGATAGTTAAATCCCTGGGATGGAAAGCTGTTTATGGTGGAGTGGGACAGATAGATGAGGATGAGGAGGACGATGAAAAAGATCAGTCTTTACCCGAAGTAAAAAAGGGGCAGTCTATCAAAATTCTTTCTGTAAAGTCCTATAATGGTAAAACCAAACCACCAGCACGCTATACGGAAGCTACTTTGCTATCCGCTATGGAGCATCCGGGTAAATTCGTAGATGACAAGGCTTTAAGGGAAGCGCTTGAAAATACCAGTGGACTTGGTACACCGGCTACTAGGGCGGATATTATAGAAAAGCTATTTGATACCTTCTATGTAGAAAGAAAGGGTAAAGAGATCCATCCAACTTCAAAAGGTATACAGCTAGTAGGTCTGGTACCAGATGAACTAAAATCACCTGAACTGACAGCCAAGTGGGAACAGCAGCTGCAAATGATCAGTAGAGGCAAAGCAAACTCAAAGGCTTTTATAGATGAAATGAAGAAGTATGCAGCAAAGCTTGTTTCCAATGTCATTGCTGCTACAGCAACTTATAAGCATGACAATATGACAAGGGAGAAATGCCCGGAGTGTGGCAAATATCTTCTGGACGTAAATGGGAAAAAAGGCAAAATGCTTGTTTGTCCTGACCGTGAGTGTGGATATAGGAAAGGTATTTCACAAGTGTCCAATGCAAGATGTCCTGAATGCCACAAAAAGATGGAAATCAGAGGTGAAGGAGAAAACAAGACCTTTTATTGTGCTTGCGGGTATAGGGAAAAGTTATCTGCCTTTACTAAAAGGAAAGGTGAGCAGGTAAATAAGAAGGAAGTATCTAAGTTTTTAAAGCAGCAGGAGGAAGATACCCAGATTAATTCTGCGTTGGCAGAGGCGCTGGCAAAGTGGGGAAAAACGGAAAAATGATCTGCCAGATTTCCGGATAATTGGCTAAAAAGCCAGATTGGATCTGATTTCCTGTACATTTCCGGAGGTTATGTAGGCAAAATCTTTATAGCCGGTAAACAAAACCTTATAAGAAGTTTTATTGTTGATTACTATCTTTTCAACCTTACTCTTATTTATGATATATGATTTGTGGCTTCTCAGGAATAATTGCTTGTTCAGCCTTGATTCTATTGTTTCAAGGCTTTCATACGTAAAATATTTGTTTTTTTGTGTGTATACTACAGTAATAGATTTTTCCCTGGTAACAAATATTATGTCGCTTTGAGTGACTATATTAATCTCGTCAGCATAAGGCAAGATAAGGCTTTCCAGCTTGTTTTTGTCTTTTAAACTTCTCTCCTGAATACTTTTTAGCAGATTGTTGATAGTTGAATATACCTTTTTTGTATCAAAGGGCTTGACTATAAAGTCAAACGGTTGTGCGGCAAAGGATTCGATTGCATATTCACTGTATCCTGAAATAAATACTACATACAAATCGGGAAAGGAATCCTTTATTATTTTTGCAGCATCAATACCATTTATTGTAGGTAAATTGATATCGCAGAATAATATTGATGGTTTTTTCTCATGTATTAGAGCGATACATTCTTCTCCATTGCAAGCTTCGCCGACAACTTCAATGGAATTGAAATTTGCCAGAATGGATTTCAGCATTTTTATTGTATATACATCATCATCACATATTATTAGTTTAGTCCTCATTTTTTTTGCCCCCATTTATTACTTTCATATCAGGCATGGTATTAAAGCTCAATATGCCTGTATTTGAAACAGCATCGTTTCTTTTGTTTTCTATTTTATAGGAGTAATCAAGCCCTGGAATAATATCGGTCAGAATAAAAGAATGCTCTCTCTTGCTTTGGCTGCTGCCCACTTTTTTCATATCGGTATCATTTGTCCAATAATATAATTCACTGCTGCATTTGTTATCTGTGAGCCACATGATTTTCAGCTCTGACGGACTTAATACTGTTAATTTCGGCCCATTTACAATTTTTAAATTACCCGTGTCAGTTGTGAAGCATAAATCATCGATTGCCATGTGATATGAATCCTTGGTTGCCATCTTAATGTTGTAATTATAAACAGTTCCTGGTAAAAGATCAGTAAGCAGATACCTATGCTTTTTATAGAAATCCTGACATGACAATACCTGAAGCGCCTGGCCAGGGTAGCTGAAAAATACTTTGGAAGATGTATCAACATCGGTTTCCCATTCCAGCAGCACTTCAGTAGGTGATATGTTCTTAACTGCAGGCAAGCTTGCTTTTCCGCTGCCGGCTTTGTAAATAAAGGAGTAATAATCACTTCTGTAGTTGATTTGATTACATAGGATAGTGTAGTTGTACTCCTTGCCAGCTGTCAGACCATTTATGCAGAATGAATGCTTCTTCACCGGCTCTTTGTCTTTTTTCAGGGCTACAATACTACTACCTGATTTTACTTCCATATCCGTTACGCAATCCGTCCCGGTTTCATAATATATAATTGCTCTGTTTCCAAGCAGTGATACGGCATAAACCTTACTAATCATACTGTTGGTTGGTGTTGCTGTTGTAAAAAAGTTGCTTTTGGCTTTGGTTCTATAGGTTGAATAATTAGAATAGCAGCTTATTGAATATATATATTTTGTGTCAGGCAGTAAATTACTTAACCTTACACTAAATGACTTTTGAGGCAACAGACCCTGATATACTTCAACATTTGATGTTTCAGTTCTGTACCAGATTTTATAGCTGCACTCGAAGTTGGTTTCCCATGAGAGCTCTATGTCGCTTGATGAGATATTCCTTACATTTGGCCCTGTAACAATTGTCAAGGCTTTCTTTGTACTAAACGAAAATTCTCCTTTTTCTGAACTACCAAATTCATTGCTGCTTTTTACTCTTACGATATATGTTTTATCAGGTAAAAGCCCATCTAAAATTATAGAATGTGATGTAGAATAACTTTTGTCAGTCATTGTGGTATTTCCGGTATTTTTATCACCCGCAAGCCTGAAAAAAACCTGGCTGTCACCCGGAATATTGGTTGTCCAGGTAATTGTCGCACTGCCTGATGTAATGGCAGATACTTCAGGTATAGAGGAAATTACTATTTTTCTGTTGGAGTAGTTAATAATATTTAGTGATAATGTCATACAAATAACTATTATACAAAAGAGAAACAAGCATACTTTAATCAATACCGGTTTCATATCAATCCTACCTTTAATGCTGTATAATCTTACTGGTTTCCAGTTGCTTAAGAAACAAAGGTTTTTATACTTGATTTTAGATGGTACGACTCTTTGGTCAGATTTCCGACATAGAATTCATATTTAACACCCTTTTCCAGATTATCGAGCGTAAAAGAATGATGTTTTTCAAAATTTTTATTCCATATGCCGGTATATCCTCCTCCGGCTTTTCTGAATACGATATATGATTTGGTTTTTATATTGGTAGACCATTGGATTTTTAGTTTACCTGAAGGGTCGTTTACTACAACAGGTTCGTCAAGTATTCTATATTCTGATTTTGGTGTATTAAAGGAATTCCCTTTTACATATCCGCTAAAATCCTTTTCACTGCACAGTATTTTATAAGTGTACTTCATATCAGGGGTTAAACCGGTTAATATAAACGAGTGGCAGCGGGTCTTTGTGCTGCCTTGAATATGTTTTTCAATATCATACTTGTTTTTATAGAGTAAAGAGGCAGAGCATTCAATATCAGT contains the following coding sequences:
- a CDS encoding LytTR family DNA-binding domain-containing protein, with protein sequence MRTKLIICDDDVYTIKMLKSILANFNSIEVVGEACNGEECIALIHEKKPSILFCDINLPTINGIDAAKIIKDSFPDLYVVFISGYSEYAIESFAAQPFDFIVKPFDTKKVYSTINNLLKSIQERSLKDKNKLESLILPYADEINIVTQSDIIFVTREKSITVVYTQKNKYFTYESLETIESRLNKQLFLRSHKSYIINKSKVEKIVINNKTSYKVLFTGYKDFAYITSGNVQEIRSNLAF
- a CDS encoding fibronectin type III domain-containing protein, translating into MKPVLIKVCLFLFCIIVICMTLSLNIINYSNRKIVISSIPEVSAITSGSATITWTTNIPGDSQVFFRLAGDKNTGNTTMTDKSYSTSHSIILDGLLPDKTYIVRVKSSNEFGSSEKGEFSFSTKKALTIVTGPNVRNISSSDIELSWETNFECSYKIWYRTETSNVEVYQGLLPQKSFSVRLSNLLPDTKYIYSISCYSNYSTYRTKAKSNFFTTATPTNSMISKVYAVSLLGNRAIIYYETGTDCVTDMEVKSGSSIVALKKDKEPVKKHSFCINGLTAGKEYNYTILCNQINYRSDYYSFIYKAGSGKASLPAVKNISPTEVLLEWETDVDTSSKVFFSYPGQALQVLSCQDFYKKHRYLLTDLLPGTVYNYNIKMATKDSYHMAIDDLCFTTDTGNLKIVNGPKLTVLSPSELKIMWLTDNKCSSELYYWTNDTDMKKVGSSQSKREHSFILTDIIPGLDYSYKIENKRNDAVSNTGILSFNTMPDMKVINGGKKNED